A genomic region of Deltaproteobacteria bacterium PRO3 contains the following coding sequences:
- a CDS encoding DJ-1/PfpI family protein: protein MRIGILLFDGAEELDVFGPYEALSAARRLGAGFEVGLGTMTPRERVTLAFGTRVESPDLLEPRAGDWLIVPGGGWLDGAGPGARAEFQKGEIPKKLAEWRGRGVCVASVCTGALLLAAAGISVDRVATTHHGAEADLRATGTLVVKARVVDDGDLITAGGVSSGIDLGLWLVERLAGPELARRLREYLEYPLPAEVHFGPQAGRSR from the coding sequence ATGCGCATCGGCATCCTGTTATTCGACGGCGCGGAGGAGCTGGACGTCTTCGGTCCCTACGAGGCCTTGAGCGCCGCGCGGCGCCTGGGAGCGGGCTTCGAGGTGGGGCTCGGCACGATGACCCCGCGCGAGCGCGTCACCCTGGCCTTCGGGACGCGGGTGGAATCGCCGGACTTGCTCGAGCCGCGAGCGGGCGACTGGCTGATCGTTCCGGGCGGGGGCTGGTTGGACGGCGCCGGTCCCGGGGCGCGGGCGGAGTTTCAAAAAGGGGAGATCCCCAAAAAATTGGCGGAGTGGCGCGGCCGGGGCGTCTGCGTGGCCTCGGTCTGCACCGGCGCCCTGCTGCTCGCGGCGGCGGGGATCAGCGTCGACCGGGTCGCGACGACCCATCACGGCGCCGAGGCGGACCTCCGCGCCACCGGCACCTTGGTGGTGAAGGCAAGGGTGGTCGACGACGGAGACTTGATCACCGCGGGCGGGGTGAGCTCCGGGATCGACCTGGGGCTGTGGCTCGTCGAGCGCCTCGCCGGTCCGGAGCTCGCGCGGCGGCTGAGAGAATATTTGGAATATCCCTTGCCCGCCGAGGTCCACTTCGGGCCGCAGGCGGGGCGGTCGCGTTGA
- a CDS encoding (deoxy)nucleoside triphosphate pyrophosphohydrolase produces the protein MKNLDYIPVLDAKTVQVVACVIERGGEFLITKRLKTSHLGHCWEFPGGKLEPGESLADCAMRECKEELNVEVRPLRLLQEVSHAYPEKSVHLYFVLCDLVGGTPKALECAEWRWVHPRQFSLFEFPEADKKIIAEFVREAR, from the coding sequence ATGAAGAATCTCGATTACATTCCCGTCCTCGATGCCAAGACCGTCCAGGTCGTCGCCTGCGTCATCGAGCGCGGCGGGGAATTTCTCATCACCAAGCGGCTCAAGACCTCGCACCTGGGCCACTGCTGGGAATTCCCCGGCGGGAAGCTCGAGCCCGGCGAAAGCCTGGCGGACTGTGCGATGCGCGAGTGCAAGGAAGAGCTCAATGTCGAGGTGCGGCCCCTGAGGTTGCTCCAGGAGGTCTCCCACGCCTATCCTGAAAAGAGCGTCCATCTCTATTTCGTGCTTTGCGACCTGGTCGGGGGGACTCCGAAGGCCCTCGAGTGCGCCGAGTGGCGCTGGGTGCACCCTCGACAATTCTCGCTATTCGAGTTTCCCGAGGCGGACAAGAAAATCATCGCCGAATTCGTGCGCGAGGCACGGTGA
- a CDS encoding TrkA family potassium uptake protein, whose protein sequence is MTQIAVIGLGSFGYKIATSLSAMGVEVIAIDNKAELVDNIKDRVHHAVVADSTDERVLRSVGMSEIDAAVNAIGENIEVSIMTTVVLRRLGVGKIIARAVSPIHAEVLQEIGASRVVQIEEQMGEQIARSLVTSNVFQHIAFPSGYSLVEMETPKGFIGKTLGELNLRKLYGVLCVALQRKVPTIDDKGYSRLKTDIFPAPDPNARILEKDILVLVGAESGIRELLEGW, encoded by the coding sequence ATGACTCAGATCGCCGTCATCGGTTTAGGCAGCTTCGGCTACAAAATAGCGACCAGCCTTTCGGCGATGGGAGTCGAAGTCATCGCCATCGACAATAAGGCCGAATTGGTCGACAACATCAAAGACCGCGTCCATCACGCCGTCGTCGCGGATTCCACCGACGAGCGCGTCCTCCGTTCCGTCGGCATGTCCGAGATCGACGCCGCCGTGAACGCGATCGGGGAAAACATCGAAGTCAGCATCATGACCACGGTGGTTTTGAGGCGGTTGGGCGTGGGCAAGATCATCGCCCGCGCCGTGTCGCCGATCCACGCGGAGGTGCTCCAAGAAATCGGCGCCAGCCGGGTCGTTCAGATCGAGGAGCAGATGGGCGAGCAGATCGCCCGCAGCCTGGTCACATCCAACGTTTTCCAGCACATCGCCTTCCCCAGCGGCTATTCCCTGGTGGAGATGGAGACCCCCAAGGGCTTCATCGGAAAAACCCTGGGAGAGCTCAACTTGAGGAAGCTTTACGGCGTGCTCTGCGTCGCCTTGCAGCGTAAGGTTCCCACGATCGACGACAAAGGTTATTCCAGGCTTAAGACGGACATATTTCCGGCGCCGGATCCCAACGCTCGTATCCTCGAGAAGGACATCCTGGTCCTGGTCGGCGCGGAAAGCGGCATTCGGGAACTCTTGGAGGGATGGTGA
- a CDS encoding HAMP domain-containing protein codes for MVKISSVANRIQLSFAAAVFIVLLIGFLSFYYLNQLNRGLERIVERDIRAARLTEEIKNSLFDVYQQERLLPVGEIPPAQLEKMRSLLLSLPDLVREAKTLSSKEANIARYDEMTRLATESLEFLDEISRSTDLVDRRERLRRNLGSFVALSREALQARYQDLDKHQLELDRLSSNAQRNMIIVMLVLLVSAVGLGFVAPRIVSNPFKKMARAIEQVQAGNLEARIPVETDDELGEIAVALNKMLGDIRTFDQMKIRRIAFERRRFETLANMVDYGVILLKREGEVEFINSQLYVLFNLPSHEVEGKKLEDVPLPQEIKELCEECLLDMRKVEGREIAMALSDREGGEVNLALVVDAAMVRAHDGRVVNIILTLEEKSESGRRFLVRHAGIPSDAEEA; via the coding sequence ATGGTGAAGATCTCTTCGGTTGCCAACAGAATCCAGCTTTCCTTCGCGGCGGCAGTGTTCATCGTCCTTCTTATCGGCTTTCTGTCCTTTTACTACCTCAACCAACTTAACCGCGGCTTGGAACGCATCGTTGAAAGGGATATACGGGCCGCGCGACTCACCGAGGAGATCAAGAATTCCTTGTTCGACGTCTATCAGCAAGAACGCCTCCTGCCCGTCGGGGAGATCCCACCCGCGCAACTTGAGAAAATGCGCTCTTTGCTTCTGTCTCTCCCGGATTTGGTCCGAGAGGCCAAAACGCTGTCCAGCAAGGAGGCAAACATCGCGCGCTACGACGAAATGACGAGATTGGCGACGGAGTCCCTCGAATTCCTCGACGAAATCTCGCGTTCCACCGACTTGGTCGACCGCCGGGAGCGGTTGCGGAGAAACCTGGGGAGCTTCGTGGCCCTCAGCCGTGAGGCGCTGCAGGCGAGATACCAAGATCTCGATAAGCACCAATTGGAGTTGGATCGACTCAGTAGCAACGCTCAACGCAACATGATCATCGTCATGTTGGTCCTGCTGGTCTCGGCTGTCGGGTTGGGCTTCGTCGCCCCAAGAATTGTCAGCAATCCTTTCAAGAAAATGGCCCGCGCGATCGAGCAGGTCCAGGCCGGCAACCTGGAGGCGAGGATTCCGGTCGAGACGGACGACGAGCTCGGCGAAATCGCGGTGGCGCTCAACAAGATGCTGGGCGACATTCGAACTTTCGACCAAATGAAGATTCGGCGGATCGCCTTCGAGCGGCGCCGTTTCGAGACCTTGGCCAATATGGTGGATTACGGCGTGATTCTCCTGAAGCGCGAGGGCGAGGTGGAATTCATCAACTCGCAGCTCTATGTGCTCTTCAACCTTCCGTCCCACGAGGTCGAGGGAAAGAAGTTGGAGGATGTCCCTCTGCCTCAAGAGATCAAGGAATTATGCGAAGAATGCCTTCTCGATATGCGGAAGGTCGAGGGGAGGGAGATTGCGATGGCGCTTTCCGACCGAGAAGGAGGGGAAGTCAACCTCGCTCTGGTCGTCGATGCCGCGATGGTGCGCGCCCATGACGGCCGGGTCGTTAACATCATCCTGACGCTCGAGGAAAAATCCGAGTCCGGCAGACGCTTTCTGGTGCGGCACGCAGGAATTCCCTCGGATGCCGAAGAGGCCTGA